From a region of the Rathayibacter sp. VKM Ac-2804 genome:
- a CDS encoding DUF1003 domain-containing protein: protein MARDTKQDRRLDAPKGLRTRVLPRRNRQSSDRFGRLTESFARGMGTPWFLVGMTIFCVFWLLFNTYGPEESRFDSQALGFTVLTLILSLQASYAAPLLLLAQNRQDDRDRVQIEQDRQRAERNLADTEYLAREVVALRLAIRDMASKDFIRSELRSLVEELEKDRAESIASERRDA from the coding sequence GTGGCTAGGGACACCAAGCAGGATCGACGGCTCGACGCCCCCAAGGGCCTGCGCACGCGGGTGCTCCCCCGGCGCAACCGGCAGAGCAGCGACCGCTTCGGCCGCCTGACCGAGTCGTTCGCCCGCGGCATGGGCACGCCGTGGTTCCTCGTCGGCATGACGATCTTCTGCGTCTTCTGGCTGCTGTTCAACACCTACGGCCCGGAGGAGTCGCGCTTCGACTCCCAGGCCCTCGGCTTCACCGTGCTCACGCTGATCCTCTCGCTGCAGGCCTCCTACGCGGCACCGCTCCTGCTGCTCGCGCAGAACCGCCAGGACGACCGCGACCGCGTGCAGATCGAGCAGGACCGTCAGCGCGCCGAGCGCAACCTCGCGGACACCGAGTACCTGGCCCGTGAGGTCGTCGCGCTCCGCCTGGCGATCCGGGACATGGCGAGCAAGGACTTCATCCGCTCCGAGCTGCGCAGCCTCGTCGAGGAGCTCGAGAAGGACCGGGCGGAGTCGATCGCGAGCGAGCGGCGCGATGCCTGA
- a CDS encoding acyltransferase — protein MEPSVVRPKSGFADGLRALAAIAVTVYHAALFTGGSGEFLSTFPIAGRLIGFGTLAVPVFIVLSGFVLMLPVARSAALELRGGFRDYLRRRARRILPPYFASLAIIAAMILFVPAMQTGHGTEWDSKVPVTPGGLISHLFLVHNLNPAWIYQINGPAWSVATEWQIYFLFPLVLLPLWRRLGPAVAVGTMVLLGVVPVLLLPAIAGAHPWFLGLFAMGAGAAWMTQHIELPRAGLWASLAGIIALALTVAVRLSWVYESAFGIAIALLLHWLTIRAREKRPSQVGRVLSSRPLVRIGAGSYSLYLVHSPVLAAGNIALLDADLPYPARLAVMLLLVLPLSWLAGWVFFRLVERHFLTSHQKAIVPSAT, from the coding sequence GTGGAGCCCTCCGTCGTGCGACCGAAGTCGGGCTTCGCCGACGGCCTGCGCGCCCTCGCCGCGATCGCGGTGACCGTCTATCACGCGGCGCTCTTCACGGGCGGCAGCGGCGAATTCCTCTCCACCTTCCCGATCGCGGGTCGGCTGATCGGCTTCGGCACGCTCGCGGTGCCCGTGTTCATCGTCCTCTCCGGCTTCGTGCTGATGCTGCCCGTCGCCCGCAGCGCAGCGCTCGAACTGCGCGGCGGCTTCCGCGACTACCTCCGCCGGCGGGCGAGGCGCATCCTCCCTCCCTACTTCGCCTCACTCGCGATCATCGCCGCGATGATCCTGTTCGTCCCCGCGATGCAGACCGGGCACGGCACGGAGTGGGACAGCAAGGTCCCCGTCACCCCGGGCGGCCTGATCTCGCACCTGTTCCTCGTGCACAACCTCAATCCGGCGTGGATCTACCAGATCAACGGTCCGGCCTGGTCGGTGGCGACGGAATGGCAGATCTACTTCCTGTTCCCGCTCGTCCTCCTGCCGCTGTGGCGCCGGCTCGGTCCGGCGGTCGCCGTCGGCACGATGGTCCTGCTCGGCGTCGTTCCCGTGCTGCTGCTCCCGGCGATCGCCGGCGCTCACCCGTGGTTCCTCGGACTCTTCGCGATGGGGGCCGGCGCCGCGTGGATGACGCAGCACATCGAGCTCCCGCGCGCGGGTCTGTGGGCGAGCCTCGCCGGGATCATCGCCCTGGCGCTGACAGTCGCCGTCCGCCTCTCGTGGGTGTACGAGTCGGCCTTCGGGATCGCGATCGCGCTGCTGCTCCACTGGCTGACGATCCGGGCGCGCGAGAAGCGGCCGTCGCAGGTCGGCCGCGTGCTGAGCTCGCGCCCACTCGTCCGCATCGGTGCCGGCTCCTACAGCCTCTACCTCGTGCACAGCCCGGTCCTCGCCGCCGGCAACATCGCACTCCTCGACGCCGACCTGCCCTACCCGGCCCGTCTCGCCGTGATGCTCCTTCTCGTCCTGCCCCTGTCCTGGCTCGCAGGGTGGGTCTTCTTCCGCCTCGTGGAGCGGCACTTCCTCACCAGCCACCAGAAGGCGATCGTCCCGAGCGCGACCTGA
- a CDS encoding CBS domain-containing protein, with product MSSARVFVARLAGCSVFDPAGDRVGKVRDVLLVPRQNDAPRVVGLVVEIPGRRRVFVSIGRVTSIGSGQIITTGLINVRRFEQRGGEVRVIAELLGRRMTFVDGSGDAIVEDVAIEEVGPGEWELAQLFVRRPKTSPSPFAKGATTFAGWREVRESVSTEAQSAEQYVASLAELKPADLASTLLDLPQQRMLEVAGELSDDRLADVLEEMPESEQVEILGRLDDDRAADVLDQMQPDDAADLIAQLSDERGEALLELMEPEEADDVRMLLSYAPESAGGLMTTEPIIVSSEATVAEGLAMIRRHELAPALGAAVCVTLPPYEPPTGRFLGMVHFQRMLRYPPHERLGTLLDQSLDPITPDTSAAEVARILASYNLVSVPVVDESHRLVGVVTIDDVLDYLLPDDWRSHDGDDEPRVPLSTTTQGIPIAAPVAAAGRFKAGRRGRRGARG from the coding sequence GTGAGTTCCGCCAGAGTCTTCGTAGCGCGCTTGGCCGGTTGCAGCGTCTTCGACCCGGCGGGCGATCGCGTCGGCAAGGTCCGCGACGTCCTCCTCGTCCCCCGTCAGAACGACGCTCCGCGCGTCGTCGGCCTGGTGGTCGAGATCCCCGGCCGGCGCCGGGTGTTCGTCTCGATCGGGCGGGTCACCAGCATCGGCAGCGGGCAGATCATCACGACCGGTCTGATCAACGTGCGCCGCTTCGAGCAGCGCGGCGGCGAGGTCCGCGTGATCGCCGAGCTGCTCGGCCGGAGGATGACCTTCGTCGACGGCTCCGGCGACGCGATCGTCGAGGACGTCGCGATCGAGGAGGTCGGCCCGGGCGAGTGGGAGCTCGCGCAGCTCTTCGTCCGGCGCCCGAAGACCAGCCCCTCCCCCTTCGCCAAGGGCGCGACGACGTTCGCCGGCTGGCGCGAGGTGCGCGAGAGCGTGTCCACCGAGGCGCAGTCCGCCGAGCAGTACGTGGCGAGCCTCGCCGAGCTCAAGCCCGCCGACCTCGCCAGCACCCTCCTCGACCTGCCGCAGCAGCGGATGCTCGAGGTCGCGGGCGAGCTCTCCGACGACCGGCTCGCCGACGTCCTCGAGGAGATGCCCGAGAGCGAGCAGGTCGAGATCCTCGGCCGCCTCGACGACGACCGTGCCGCCGACGTCCTCGACCAGATGCAGCCCGACGACGCGGCCGACCTGATCGCGCAGCTCTCCGACGAGCGCGGCGAGGCCCTGCTCGAGCTGATGGAGCCGGAGGAGGCGGACGACGTCCGCATGCTCCTCTCCTACGCGCCCGAGTCGGCCGGTGGACTGATGACCACCGAGCCGATCATCGTCTCGTCCGAGGCGACCGTGGCCGAGGGCCTCGCGATGATCCGCCGGCACGAGCTGGCCCCCGCACTCGGCGCCGCGGTCTGCGTGACCCTGCCGCCGTACGAGCCGCCGACCGGCCGCTTCCTCGGCATGGTGCACTTCCAGCGGATGCTCCGCTACCCGCCGCACGAGCGCCTCGGCACCCTGCTCGATCAGAGCCTCGACCCGATCACGCCCGACACATCGGCGGCCGAGGTCGCCCGCATCCTCGCGAGCTACAACCTCGTCTCGGTGCCGGTCGTCGACGAGTCGCACCGCCTGGTCGGCGTCGTGACGATCGACGACGTGCTCGACTACCTCCTCCCCGACGACTGGCGCAGCCACGACGGCGACGACGAACCGCGCGTGCCGCTGAGCACGACGACCCAGGGCATACCGATCGCCGCGCCGGTGGCGGCGGCGGGCAGGTTCAAGGCAGGACGACGAGGACGGAGGGGTGCGCGTGGCTAG
- a CDS encoding Mrp/NBP35 family ATP-binding protein: MPDAGTTGPVDPAALESAVLAALARVIDPEIRKPITELDMVDSVTVGDDGAVTVAIRLTIVGCPAASAIERDVRAAAESAAGVGSVQVDVGVMTPAQRTALTERLRGGRREMPFGPDSLTRVYAVTSGKGGVGKSTVTANLAVALARRGLAVGLVDADVHGFSIPGLLGLMHDGRVAGPTRVGELMLPPVAHGVKVISIGMFLEGDTRGAAVSWRGPMLHRTISQFLTDVYFGDLDVLLLDLPPGTGDVAISIGQLLPHAEVLIVTTPQPAAADVAERSGALARQSGQRIIGVVENMSGLPQSDGSVLELFGSGGGAEVARRLSASGDDVPLLARLPISVALRSGGDDGLPVVIGDPEDPAAVAITELARTLASRPRGLTGRRLPMSVG; this comes from the coding sequence ATGCCTGACGCCGGGACGACCGGCCCGGTCGATCCCGCCGCCCTCGAGAGCGCCGTGCTCGCGGCGCTCGCTCGCGTCATCGACCCCGAGATCCGGAAGCCCATCACCGAGCTCGACATGGTCGACTCGGTGACCGTCGGCGATGACGGCGCGGTGACCGTGGCCATCCGCCTGACGATCGTCGGGTGCCCTGCGGCGTCCGCGATCGAGCGCGATGTGCGCGCGGCCGCGGAGTCGGCGGCGGGCGTGGGCTCCGTGCAGGTCGACGTCGGCGTGATGACGCCGGCTCAGCGCACGGCGCTGACGGAGCGGCTGAGGGGCGGGCGGCGCGAGATGCCGTTCGGTCCGGACTCGCTGACCCGCGTCTACGCGGTGACCAGCGGCAAGGGCGGCGTCGGCAAGTCGACCGTGACCGCGAACCTGGCGGTGGCCCTCGCTCGGCGCGGGCTCGCGGTCGGGCTGGTCGACGCGGACGTGCACGGCTTCTCGATCCCGGGACTGCTCGGCCTGATGCACGACGGCCGGGTCGCGGGGCCCACTCGGGTCGGCGAGCTCATGCTGCCGCCGGTGGCGCACGGCGTGAAGGTGATCTCGATCGGGATGTTCCTCGAGGGCGACACCCGGGGCGCAGCCGTCTCCTGGCGCGGTCCGATGCTGCACCGCACGATCTCGCAGTTCCTCACCGACGTGTACTTCGGCGACCTGGACGTGCTGCTGCTCGACCTGCCGCCGGGCACGGGCGACGTCGCGATCTCGATCGGCCAGCTCCTGCCGCACGCGGAGGTGCTGATCGTGACGACGCCGCAGCCGGCCGCCGCCGATGTGGCGGAGCGCAGCGGTGCGCTCGCCCGTCAGTCCGGCCAGCGCATCATCGGCGTCGTCGAGAACATGTCCGGGCTGCCGCAGTCCGACGGGTCCGTGCTCGAGCTCTTCGGCAGCGGTGGCGGCGCCGAGGTGGCCCGCCGGCTCAGCGCGAGCGGCGACGACGTGCCACTGCTCGCCAGGCTGCCGATCAGCGTGGCGCTGCGCTCGGGCGGCGACGACGGGCTGCCGGTCGTCATCGGCGACCCGGAGGATCCGGCCGCCGTCGCGATCACGGAGCTGGCACGGACGCTCGCGTCGCGCCCGCGCGGGCTGACGGGCCGCCGGCTGCCGATGTCGGTCGGCTGA
- a CDS encoding general stress protein, which translates to MTQQMPMNNRRGAASPTIPRGEILATFDTYEKAQKAVDVLARADFPVKQLAILGNDLKSVERVTGKLTWGRVALAGAASGAWLGVFLGLLLIIFSPTTEFSFLIAAVLLGAGFGMLFGLASYAVNRRRRDFTSTMQVIATSYSVLVDPEVVNRARNLLDGTPAESEAPVWSPPPANAEPVPIRPEDERR; encoded by the coding sequence GTGACTCAGCAGATGCCCATGAACAACCGCCGGGGCGCCGCCTCCCCGACGATCCCGCGCGGCGAGATCCTCGCCACCTTCGACACCTACGAGAAAGCGCAGAAGGCCGTCGACGTCCTCGCGCGGGCCGACTTCCCGGTCAAGCAGCTGGCCATCCTCGGCAACGATCTGAAGAGCGTCGAGCGCGTCACCGGCAAGCTCACCTGGGGCCGGGTCGCCCTGGCCGGCGCCGCGTCCGGCGCCTGGCTCGGTGTCTTCCTCGGTCTGCTGCTCATCATCTTCTCGCCGACGACCGAGTTCTCCTTCCTGATCGCAGCCGTCCTGCTCGGCGCCGGCTTCGGCATGCTCTTCGGTCTGGCCTCCTACGCGGTCAACCGCCGCCGACGCGACTTCACCTCGACGATGCAGGTCATCGCGACGAGCTACTCGGTCCTCGTCGATCCGGAGGTGGTCAACCGCGCGCGCAACCTCCTCGACGGCACCCCCGCGGAGTCCGAGGCGCCGGTCTGGTCTCCGCCGCCCGCGAACGCGGAGCCCGTGCCGATCCGTCCCGAGGACGAGCGGCGCTGA
- a CDS encoding transglutaminase family protein produces MLRTVSASLGLRLNGPTDLIFLVAATPTGDAFEDSFTVTLDGEPVPVREFPARHGARVHRVAANAGAMQVEYRARVSGRGAPDEPSELELVEYLRPSRYAETDALGGIARREFGRAKGFEALVAVEEWVHSHLSYVYGSTVATGGAAQVIESGQGVCRDFAHTVVGLLRALDVPARVTAVYAPGLEPRDFHAVSEAWVDGAWHVVDATRLAPRPSMLRISSGRDTADTAFLSSYLTDLRLETMSVEATCDEVVEDDHVSPVRLG; encoded by the coding sequence ATGCTGCGCACCGTCTCCGCCTCGCTGGGCCTGCGACTGAACGGGCCGACCGACCTGATCTTCCTCGTGGCGGCGACGCCGACGGGGGACGCGTTCGAGGACTCCTTCACCGTCACTCTCGACGGCGAGCCCGTCCCGGTCCGCGAGTTCCCGGCGCGGCACGGTGCCCGCGTGCACCGGGTGGCGGCGAACGCCGGCGCGATGCAGGTGGAGTACCGCGCCCGCGTCTCAGGTCGCGGTGCACCGGACGAGCCGAGCGAGCTGGAGCTGGTCGAATACCTGCGGCCGAGCCGCTACGCGGAGACCGACGCGCTCGGCGGGATAGCGCGGCGCGAGTTCGGCCGGGCGAAGGGCTTCGAGGCGCTCGTCGCCGTCGAGGAGTGGGTGCACAGCCACCTCTCCTACGTCTACGGCTCCACGGTCGCGACCGGGGGAGCGGCGCAGGTGATCGAGAGCGGTCAGGGCGTCTGCCGCGACTTCGCGCACACGGTCGTCGGGCTGCTGCGCGCGCTCGACGTCCCGGCGCGGGTGACCGCCGTCTACGCTCCGGGGCTCGAGCCGCGCGACTTCCACGCGGTGTCGGAGGCGTGGGTCGACGGAGCGTGGCACGTGGTCGACGCGACCCGGCTGGCTCCGCGGCCGTCGATGCTCCGGATCTCCTCCGGCCGCGACACCGCCGACACGGCGTTCCTCAGCAGCTACCTCACCGACCTGCGGCTGGAGACGATGAGCGTCGAGGCGACCTGCGACGAGGTCGTCGAGGACGATCACGTCTCGCCGGTGCGCCTGGGCTGA
- a CDS encoding response regulator transcription factor gives MKILVVEDDPAMGEALVGGLEDAGYEAELTTNGIDALVAFSNAEFSAAIVDVMLPAMSGFEICRRIRELGRSTPILLLTARDSVEDRVFGLDAGADDYLTKPFAFTELNARLRALLRRSPSLMSTSIEVGRITVDGSSIRRTADNTRIHVSPKELELLKLLISPVGSVVTRQRILSEIWGGGEIVDNNIVDQYVSYLRKKLPAEDTGVSIVTVRGKGYFLRPVE, from the coding sequence GTGAAGATCCTTGTCGTCGAAGACGATCCAGCCATGGGCGAAGCGCTCGTGGGCGGCCTAGAAGACGCCGGCTACGAGGCCGAGCTGACGACGAACGGCATCGACGCGCTCGTCGCGTTCAGCAACGCCGAGTTCTCGGCCGCCATCGTCGACGTGATGCTCCCCGCGATGTCGGGCTTCGAGATCTGCCGGCGCATCCGCGAGCTCGGCCGCTCCACGCCGATCCTGCTGCTGACCGCGCGCGACTCCGTCGAGGACCGGGTGTTCGGCCTGGACGCCGGCGCCGACGACTACCTGACGAAGCCGTTCGCGTTCACCGAGCTCAACGCGCGGCTGCGGGCGCTGCTGCGGCGCAGCCCCTCGCTGATGTCGACGTCGATCGAGGTCGGGCGCATCACCGTGGACGGGTCGAGCATCCGCCGCACCGCCGACAACACGCGCATCCACGTGAGCCCGAAGGAGCTCGAGCTCCTCAAGCTGCTGATCTCCCCGGTCGGCTCGGTGGTCACCCGCCAGCGCATCCTCTCCGAGATCTGGGGCGGCGGCGAGATCGTCGACAACAACATCGTCGACCAGTACGTGAGCTACCTCCGCAAGAAGCTGCCCGCCGAGGACACCGGCGTCAGCATCGTGACGGTGCGCGGCAAGGGCTACTTCCTCCGCCCGGTCGAGTAG
- a CDS encoding acyltransferase family protein: MTTHAPAGSARAATTRRRTDIQGLRAFAVLAVFLEHLLGWPAGGFVGVDVFFVISGFLITGLLLREYSATGTISFSGFYAARIKRIIPAATLVLVVTAIAAHALLLANRAAAITWDAVWAFLFSANWRFAAEGTDYFAQGQAVSPLQHFWSLSVEEQFYFVWPWLLLAILWVYARLRAAHTDRTLRFTAGAAMLVIIVASLAWAFVQSATGPTIAYFSTFTRAWELGVGALLAVIAPLFLRMRQPARVVLAWTGLAGMTASLFLVDGGTGFPAPGAILPVLATVLVLASGIGEQARGLVPLANPVAKYLGDISYSLYLWHFPTVVFGAALFPNSGSAGYIGVLVVGFGIAALAYHLVERPLHRSPLLIPHDGAWERREAWGSWAKEQLEVLKLARWFGLGAAGLATAVLLGFAFLVPADTANQMLYGTREAVSALPAPTGTPGAALDETPGPAAPAVGPAQSELTAKITTALRSAAWPEGFEDSFSQGGWPAEIEECADPVRISGTECTWGDGDKLAVVVGDSTAVAYTAALRTVLNKAGYRVQGFAMNGCEYSDTVIGNASVADSCPVRKQDAVDAITEQTPELVFVTNAYQQHTPIGADDPLTGPEWISSLQTAVERFSPAAGQVVFLSPPPSDVNVGECFTAVSTPTDCVGAITASHEKYLAADGTVAGAVGGVVVSSVPWFCAEDLCPAYVEGTPTKGDRLHAAPRYLDLIESSIAESLRTAGVLQ, from the coding sequence ATGACGACGCACGCACCCGCTGGTAGCGCACGAGCAGCGACGACGCGACGACGGACGGACATCCAAGGGCTCCGCGCGTTCGCGGTGCTCGCCGTATTCCTCGAGCACCTGCTCGGCTGGCCCGCCGGCGGTTTCGTCGGAGTGGACGTCTTCTTCGTGATCTCCGGATTCCTGATCACGGGACTCCTGCTGCGCGAGTACAGCGCCACGGGCACGATCTCGTTCTCGGGCTTCTACGCGGCACGCATCAAGCGGATCATCCCCGCTGCGACCCTCGTCCTCGTCGTCACCGCGATCGCCGCGCATGCGCTGCTCCTCGCGAACCGCGCAGCGGCCATCACCTGGGACGCGGTGTGGGCGTTCCTCTTCTCCGCCAACTGGCGGTTCGCGGCCGAGGGCACCGACTACTTCGCGCAGGGACAAGCGGTCTCCCCGCTGCAGCACTTCTGGTCGCTGTCGGTCGAGGAGCAGTTCTACTTCGTCTGGCCCTGGCTGCTGCTCGCGATCCTCTGGGTCTACGCGCGACTCCGCGCCGCCCACACCGATCGCACCCTCCGCTTCACTGCGGGCGCCGCGATGCTCGTCATCATCGTCGCGTCCCTCGCATGGGCGTTCGTCCAGAGCGCGACCGGACCCACGATCGCCTACTTCTCCACCTTCACTCGGGCCTGGGAGCTCGGGGTGGGCGCGCTGCTCGCCGTCATCGCCCCCCTGTTCCTGCGGATGCGGCAGCCGGCCCGCGTCGTGCTGGCGTGGACCGGGCTCGCCGGAATGACGGCGTCGCTCTTCCTCGTCGACGGTGGTACAGGGTTCCCTGCGCCGGGTGCGATCCTGCCCGTCCTCGCGACGGTGCTCGTCCTCGCCTCGGGGATCGGCGAGCAGGCGCGCGGGCTCGTTCCGCTGGCGAACCCCGTCGCGAAGTACCTCGGCGACATCTCCTACAGCCTCTATCTCTGGCACTTCCCGACGGTCGTCTTCGGCGCCGCGCTGTTCCCGAACTCGGGCAGTGCCGGCTACATCGGCGTGCTCGTCGTGGGCTTCGGCATCGCGGCCCTCGCTTACCATCTCGTCGAGAGACCCCTTCACCGATCGCCTCTCCTCATCCCTCACGACGGCGCATGGGAGCGCCGGGAGGCGTGGGGGAGCTGGGCGAAGGAGCAGCTCGAGGTGCTGAAGCTGGCGCGCTGGTTCGGTCTCGGCGCCGCCGGTCTTGCGACCGCCGTCCTCCTCGGCTTCGCCTTCCTCGTCCCTGCCGACACCGCCAATCAGATGCTGTACGGCACCCGCGAGGCCGTCTCCGCTCTGCCTGCACCGACCGGCACGCCCGGTGCAGCCCTCGACGAGACGCCCGGTCCGGCCGCACCTGCCGTCGGTCCGGCGCAGAGCGAGCTCACCGCGAAGATCACCACCGCCCTCCGCTCGGCGGCCTGGCCCGAAGGCTTCGAGGACTCGTTCAGTCAGGGCGGCTGGCCGGCGGAGATCGAGGAGTGCGCCGACCCTGTCCGCATCTCCGGCACCGAGTGCACCTGGGGGGACGGGGACAAGCTCGCCGTCGTCGTCGGCGACTCCACCGCCGTCGCCTACACGGCTGCGCTGCGGACCGTCCTCAACAAGGCGGGCTACCGCGTCCAGGGCTTCGCGATGAACGGCTGCGAGTACTCGGACACCGTCATCGGCAACGCGAGCGTCGCCGACTCCTGCCCCGTCCGGAAGCAGGACGCGGTCGACGCGATCACCGAGCAGACGCCGGAGCTCGTCTTCGTGACGAACGCCTATCAGCAGCACACGCCGATCGGCGCCGACGATCCGCTCACGGGGCCCGAGTGGATCTCGAGCCTGCAGACCGCTGTCGAGCGCTTCAGCCCGGCCGCCGGTCAGGTCGTGTTCCTCTCTCCGCCGCCCTCCGACGTCAATGTCGGTGAATGCTTCACCGCGGTCTCGACCCCGACCGACTGCGTCGGCGCGATCACGGCCTCACACGAGAAGTACCTCGCCGCCGACGGGACGGTGGCCGGTGCCGTCGGCGGCGTCGTCGTCAGCTCGGTCCCCTGGTTCTGCGCCGAGGACCTGTGCCCCGCCTACGTCGAGGGCACCCCGACGAAGGGCGATCGTCTGCATGCGGCCCCCCGCTACCTGGACCTCATCGAATCGTCCATCGCGGAGTCGCTCCGGACGGCCGGAGTGCTGCAGTAG
- a CDS encoding HAMP domain-containing sensor histidine kinase: MAASSPLAAARAARRRSGALSIRARITIGSVAVATVLFALAAMLFYQVVTGIVERSERTILVSIEDEIRRDIAAGDVPRVRDSSTGQLYLAITPDGAVDATTMPTEVRRSVQAELRDRAADAVPRYTEVATATTRYLVRIAAVDGEDGTWSVATARDQAASQLVLDDFAHVLVYAAIFLVVTFGLASWILTGAALAPVRRMRARADQIAADPTPGDQLPVVGTRDEIDELAETLNAFLAKQTASLAREKQMVSDASHELRTPLAALSAQLEIAHHRVEDPVAVDRVILDAQKSVDRLVRLASALLDISRIESRSARPASPFAELVDELVGAVDRTRLLAAESDVEIDYEIDEREPARLYAVATQDFGRVIDNLVRNAIQAIGRGGTIVAALAQKDGRLLLTVSDDGPGMPAEFIPVAFDRFSRPDDSRTIASGGSGLGLALVHTTVLSGGGTVALSNREPHGLAVDIVLPPVGSAAR; the protein is encoded by the coding sequence GTGGCCGCCTCGAGCCCGCTCGCCGCGGCGCGCGCCGCGAGGCGGCGCTCGGGTGCTCTGTCGATCCGCGCCAGAATCACGATCGGCTCGGTCGCTGTGGCGACCGTGCTCTTCGCCCTCGCCGCGATGCTCTTCTACCAGGTCGTCACCGGCATCGTCGAGCGCAGCGAGCGGACGATCCTGGTCTCGATCGAGGACGAGATCCGCCGCGACATCGCGGCCGGCGACGTCCCGCGCGTCCGTGACTCGTCCACCGGGCAGCTCTACCTCGCGATCACCCCGGACGGCGCGGTCGACGCGACGACCATGCCGACGGAGGTGCGCCGCTCCGTGCAGGCGGAGCTGCGCGATCGCGCGGCCGACGCGGTTCCCCGCTACACCGAGGTCGCCACCGCGACCACGCGCTACCTCGTTCGCATCGCCGCCGTGGACGGCGAGGACGGCACCTGGAGCGTCGCCACCGCACGCGATCAGGCGGCCTCGCAGCTCGTGCTCGACGACTTCGCGCACGTGCTCGTCTACGCCGCGATCTTCCTCGTCGTCACCTTCGGACTCGCCTCCTGGATCCTCACCGGAGCGGCCCTCGCTCCCGTCCGGCGGATGCGCGCGCGCGCCGACCAGATCGCCGCCGACCCCACTCCCGGCGATCAGCTGCCGGTCGTCGGTACCCGCGACGAGATCGACGAGCTCGCCGAGACGCTCAACGCGTTCCTCGCCAAGCAGACGGCCTCCCTGGCGCGGGAGAAGCAGATGGTCTCGGACGCCAGCCACGAGCTGCGGACGCCGCTCGCGGCGCTCTCGGCCCAGCTCGAGATCGCGCACCACCGCGTGGAGGACCCGGTCGCCGTCGACCGCGTGATCCTCGACGCGCAGAAGAGCGTCGACCGCCTGGTCCGTCTCGCCTCCGCACTGCTGGACATCTCCCGGATCGAGAGCCGGTCGGCCCGGCCCGCGTCGCCCTTCGCCGAGCTGGTCGACGAGCTGGTCGGCGCGGTCGACCGCACCCGGCTGCTCGCGGCCGAGTCGGACGTCGAGATCGACTACGAGATCGACGAGCGCGAGCCCGCTCGGCTCTACGCGGTCGCCACCCAGGACTTCGGCCGGGTGATCGACAACCTCGTCCGCAACGCGATCCAGGCGATCGGCCGCGGCGGGACGATCGTCGCGGCGCTCGCGCAGAAGGACGGCCGGCTGCTGCTGACCGTGTCCGACGACGGCCCCGGCATGCCGGCGGAGTTCATCCCCGTCGCCTTCGACCGGTTCTCCCGCCCGGACGACTCGCGCACCATCGCCTCGGGCGGCAGCGGACTCGGCCTCGCCCTGGTGCACACGACGGTGCTCTCCGGCGGCGGCACCGTCGCGCTGTCCAATCGGGAGCCGCACGGGCTCGCCGTCGACATCGTCCTGCCGCCGGTCGGCTCCGCGGCCCGCTGA